The Bacteroidales bacterium sequence ACCAGGGATTCACCCTGGGACCCAATTACCAGGTCGGACCGAATACCCAGCTTTCACTGAACGGCATTTTGTATACTCCGGTAAATGATGATGCCCTGCATAACCTTTTGAACATACAGTTGCAGATGGTTTTATAACCAATCTCAATGAATATACACTAATGAAATTCTGCGAACAAAAACATCACATTCCATGAAAACAACAATAATATTACAAAGCAGAATAATATTTATTAATAACCTTTAAAAAACACGTCATTTATGAAAATTCTAATCGTTATCAACGACGCACCTTACGGAACAGAAAAGGCTTACAATGCATTGCGTCTTGCCAATCAGCTAGGTAAGGAACACAAAGACACGGAAGTTCGGATATTCCTGATGGCAGATTCCGTTTTTTGTGCCATACCAGGCCAAAACACACCCGACGGGTATTACAACATC is a genomic window containing:
- a CDS encoding DsrE family protein, with the protein product MKILIVINDAPYGTEKAYNALRLANQLGKEHKDTEVRIFLMADSVFCAIPGQNTPDGYYNIERFLKGAIKKGAKVKLCGTCADARGLKNMTLLEGTEISTLAQFTEWVVDSDKVVTF